The DNA sequence CTATCGCGTAGACATAAGTACAGCCAATCACCCACTGCATCAAACCAGCCGGTAATGAAGGTATCAACTGTCATTGCTCCCAAGGAATCAGTCCCGGGTTCCATTAACAAGATACGGCAGAGGCTGGTTATCTAAGTGCTTCGTACTTGATAGCAAACACCAATCACTAGGGTGACTTGACTATCCTTCTCACTAACTCCGTTAACTGATTTTACTAACCAAACGTCGTGTCGCAAAACCTCTGGACAATGCTATGAATGATGAATGTTAGGCTACTTGCTACAAAAGCACCAAAAGACCTAGAAAAGTAAGTTTGAATCCACAACATCATAGACAGGCTCAATACCTATCAAATTTGCTTTAATTTTATCATCTCTTCAAACATCTGCCCAATCTATATTTATTATCATCCACGATAAATTTTCCTTATGGATAAAGGCCAAACTGTTAAACATCTTCATAAAAATCTCACATTGGCGCAATCTCCCTCGTTATATCTCTCTAAGGACTACAATCCTGATTAAGCCATTTATCTCTTATTTTGACGATATAGCGTTGCATTTTTTAAGTAAACTCTGTTTTATCTATTTTTGGAGCATCGCCTAAAACACCCCCTACCAACTAGCGCAAATGCTTAATGAGACAAGGGGTTCATTGCTTTTTAGCCTTTTTATTTACGCCTATTTAAAAAGTATGGGAACCATTTACCAGTTGAAAATGTAAAAGAGAACGTTTACAATAGAGGCACAAGATCGGGGAGGAAGCCGATTAAAAATCCACTTTTTTGATAGGAATGTCGGTATTGTGGACTCAGAATACACTTTTCTGCCGGCCCAAGCACAGATATGGCGAAACGAAAATTGATACAGAAGGAAAGCTACCACTAGCGATGCAGAGAGACTACCTTTACAGTAAAGTGGTCAAAGGTAGCGCCAAAGAGTTTTATCTGCTCAAGTCAGTCTCCGTTTAGATTGCAGACATGAAGGGTAGGCTGCAATGATAGGGCGCGTGTGTCCCATCAAAAGTGGACAGCAGCCAATCACAGCCATGATTATTATCTAGCTATCGCATCTTCTTCCTCGAATGTATTTAGCATCCGTTTAACGAAGCTAGTTCTAGCAAATTCTTTCGTCAATTCAATTATTCAAGATGTCAGTGCCGTTAGTATGATTATCATGGATTAAGATATCTACACTGACTAGATTTCTCTAATAGTAAAATGGAGACTAGACACAGCCGTACAACAGGCAGCTAAGGGAGGCTCTCACTATGTTAATGATTCTGCTTTTCCAAAGGCTGGGAATTATTATGATCCTAGCCTTCTTACTTGTCAATAACAGTTACTTTCGACAGCTGATTGTTGAGCGGTCCAAACGTGAAAAAATTGCTTTAATGATCATCTTTGGCATTTTTGTCATTATCTCTAATATGACAGGAATCGAAATCAGAGGAGACCGAAGCTTGGTTGAAAGACCAATTCTCACCTCTATTTCTCACTCAGATTCACTGGCCAATACTAGGACACTCGTTATTACAACCGCCAGTCTAGTAGGCGGCCCACTGGTTGGTACGATGGTAGGCTTTATCGGCGGGATTCATCGCTTCCTCCAAGGAAATTTTTCCGGCGCCTTTTACATTATCAGTTCTTCTCTGGTCGGCTATCTCAGCGGCCGTATCGGCGATTATCTAAGGGGTAAAAGGCTCTATCCATCTACGGCCCAAGTGATTTTTATCAGTTTGTTGGCAGAGTCTATTCAGATGCTTTTCGTTGGCGTCTTTACAGGCTGGGATTTGGTCAAACTGATTGTTATTCCTATGATGCTGCTCAACTGTCTAGGATCAACCCTGTTTCTGGCTATTCTTAAGACCTATCTTTCCAATGAGCAACAACTGCGCGCCGTCCAGACACGTGATGTCTTAGATTTAACACGCCAAACCCTGCCTTACCTTCGACAGGGGCTGAGTCAGCAATCGGCAGCCAAAGTCTGTACTATTATCAAAGCTCATACCAACTTTGATGCCGTAGGGCTGACTGATCGTACTAATGTTCTGGCCCATATCGGGATAGGACAAGATCATCATATTTCTGGGCAGCCTGTCAAAACTGATCTCTCCAAGAGTGTTATCTTAAGCGGAGAATCTCAAATCGCCTTGGATAAGTCATCTATCTCTTGTCCCGATAAAAACTGTCTTCTCAATTCTGCTATTGTCGTTCCCCTCAAGATTAACGCCAAAACTGTAGGTGCCTTAAAAATGTATTTCGCTGGTGATAAGCAAATAACAGAGGTAGAAGAAAATTTAGCTCTAGGCTTAGCACAAATCTTCTCAGGTCAACTGGCCATAGGCATTGCCGAGGAGCAGAATAAACTCGCTAGTATTGCTGAAATTAAGGCCCTTCAAGCCCAAATCAACCCCCACTTTTTCTTCAATGCTATCAATACCATTAGTGCCCTAATCCGCATCGATGCCAGCAAGGCGCGCTACGCCCTCATGCAGCTGAGTACCTTTTTTAGAACTAGCCTGCAGGGCGGTCAAGACCGCGAGGTCACTTTAGAGCAAGAAAAATCCCATGTGGACGCTTATATGAATATTGAAAAACTCCGCTTCCCCGACAAATATCAGCTGGACTATGACATTACAGTTCCTGAATCTATAACTTTACCGCCCTTTGGACTTCAGGTTTTAGTTGAAAACGCTGTTCGCCACGCTTTTAAAGATCGTAAGACTGACAATCGTATTCTTATCACCATCACAGATGAACAAAACAGCTACAAAATAGCTGTCAAGGATAATGGAACAGGGATTTCTTCTGCTATCATTGATAAATTGGGACAGGAAATCGTCGCAGAAAGTACAGGATCAGGAACAGCCTTAGTTAATCTCAACAATCGCCTTACCCTCCTTTACGGCAGTATCAGCCGTCTGCATTTTGACAGTGGCCCTGAGGGAACCATTGTCTGGTACACTATCCCTAAGCACACCACTATCGGAGATGATAAACATGAAAATTCTGATTCTTGATGATGAACAGCTAGCTCGGCAGGAATTAAGCTTCCTCATCCAAAACAGCTCCCAGATTGCTCAACCGGAGATTTTCGAGGCAGAAGATATTAGCTCAGCGGAAAAAATTCTCTTTCGTCAGGCTATTGATTTGATTTTTCTGGATATCTCCCTCAGTGAGGAAAACGGCTTTACTCTGGCTAATCAATTAGAGCAACTGGCCCAGCCCCCTCTGGTTGTTTTTGCTACTGCCTACGACGACTACGCTGTTCAGGCTTTTGACAGTAATGCTGTAGATTATGTTCTAAAACCCTTTGAGCAGGAACGCATTGATAAAGCACTCGCTAAAGCGCAAAAGATACAACAGTTAAACATAACTGAAACAGCTGCTGTTAAGCCTCAAAAAAGTGTCGAATTATTGACCTTGACACTAGCCGATCGCAGCGTTGTCTTAAAGCTACCCGATATCGTTGCAGCCAGTGTTGAAGATGGAGAGCTAACCGTCAGCACTAAAGATAGCAGTTATACTGTCAAAAAGCCCCTCAATTGGTTTAAAAAGCGGGCGGTATCTCCCAACTTTTTACAGATTCACCGCAATACCATTGTCAATCTTGAAATGATTAAAGAAATCCAGCCTTGGTTTAACCACACTCTTTTACTAGTCATGACTAATGGGGAAAAATTCCCTGTTGGACGCTCCTATTTAAAAGCATTAAACAACCACCTTACCTTGTAAAATGATT is a window from the Streptococcus criceti HS-6 genome containing:
- a CDS encoding LytS/YhcK type 5TM receptor domain-containing protein, with the protein product MLMILLFQRLGIIMILAFLLVNNSYFRQLIVERSKREKIALMIIFGIFVIISNMTGIEIRGDRSLVERPILTSISHSDSLANTRTLVITTASLVGGPLVGTMVGFIGGIHRFLQGNFSGAFYIISSSLVGYLSGRIGDYLRGKRLYPSTAQVIFISLLAESIQMLFVGVFTGWDLVKLIVIPMMLLNCLGSTLFLAILKTYLSNEQQLRAVQTRDVLDLTRQTLPYLRQGLSQQSAAKVCTIIKAHTNFDAVGLTDRTNVLAHIGIGQDHHISGQPVKTDLSKSVILSGESQIALDKSSISCPDKNCLLNSAIVVPLKINAKTVGALKMYFAGDKQITEVEENLALGLAQIFSGQLAIGIAEEQNKLASIAEIKALQAQINPHFFFNAINTISALIRIDASKARYALMQLSTFFRTSLQGGQDREVTLEQEKSHVDAYMNIEKLRFPDKYQLDYDITVPESITLPPFGLQVLVENAVRHAFKDRKTDNRILITITDEQNSYKIAVKDNGTGISSAIIDKLGQEIVAESTGSGTALVNLNNRLTLLYGSISRLHFDSGPEGTIVWYTIPKHTTIGDDKHENSDS
- a CDS encoding LytR/AlgR family response regulator transcription factor; the encoded protein is MKILILDDEQLARQELSFLIQNSSQIAQPEIFEAEDISSAEKILFRQAIDLIFLDISLSEENGFTLANQLEQLAQPPLVVFATAYDDYAVQAFDSNAVDYVLKPFEQERIDKALAKAQKIQQLNITETAAVKPQKSVELLTLTLADRSVVLKLPDIVAASVEDGELTVSTKDSSYTVKKPLNWFKKRAVSPNFLQIHRNTIVNLEMIKEIQPWFNHTLLLVMTNGEKFPVGRSYLKALNNHLTL